The following proteins come from a genomic window of Geomonas sp. RF6:
- a CDS encoding 6-bladed beta-propeller, whose protein sequence is MTTFLRASIACVVLAIAHFIYQPPAYGAPGEFLYETGAKIHLSDPHAIARDRDGNIYVTSLTYYTGKETGRSVQVFDKTGKRLYRWGTYGSADGELAYPAGIAVTPNGRVYVAETLNNRVQVFDRSGKFKGKWGAHGAGDGEFDGPSAIATDRTGNLYVCDSGNHRIQVFDGTGRFLRKWGSAGTDDGQFSYPAAVAVDAAGNVYVADSGNYRIQIFDNSGNFLRKWGSQGDGKGEFRSPSALAIDNSGHVLVTDSFTNTVKVFDSTGTFIATVGGPSENQGPSAVLQGSSCTLTETSTWSAQETGESPSLPAQGTSSPSGGATAPRTGNLTTRWDSR, encoded by the coding sequence ATGACAACCTTTCTACGTGCGTCGATTGCATGCGTCGTACTCGCGATCGCGCACTTCATCTACCAGCCTCCCGCATATGGTGCACCCGGTGAATTCCTCTACGAGACGGGGGCGAAGATCCACCTCTCCGATCCTCATGCCATAGCGCGAGACCGGGACGGCAACATTTACGTGACTTCGCTGACCTACTACACCGGCAAGGAGACGGGGAGAAGTGTCCAGGTCTTCGACAAGACAGGGAAGCGCCTGTACAGGTGGGGAACCTACGGCTCCGCAGACGGTGAACTCGCCTACCCCGCAGGAATCGCGGTGACCCCGAACGGGCGGGTGTACGTGGCGGAGACGCTGAACAACAGGGTGCAGGTCTTCGACAGGAGCGGGAAGTTTAAAGGCAAATGGGGAGCTCACGGCGCAGGGGACGGCGAGTTCGATGGTCCCAGCGCCATTGCCACCGACAGGACTGGCAACCTCTACGTCTGTGACAGCGGCAACCACAGGATCCAGGTCTTCGACGGCACAGGACGCTTCCTCAGGAAGTGGGGGAGTGCCGGCACCGATGACGGCCAGTTCAGCTATCCCGCTGCCGTCGCCGTGGATGCCGCCGGAAACGTCTACGTGGCAGACAGCGGCAACTACAGAATACAGATCTTCGACAACTCCGGGAACTTCCTTAGGAAATGGGGAAGCCAGGGAGACGGCAAGGGAGAGTTCAGGTCCCCCTCCGCGCTCGCCATCGACAATAGCGGCCACGTGCTTGTCACGGACAGCTTTACCAACACGGTGAAGGTGTTTGATAGCACCGGGACCTTCATCGCCACCGTCGGCGGACCCTCGGAAAACCAGGGGCCCTCAGCAGTCCTGCAGGGGTCGTCGTGCACCCTGACGGAAACGTCTACGTGGTCGGCACAGGAAACGGGGGAGTCGCCATCTTTGCCAGCGCAGGGGACTTCATCACCCAGTGGGGGAGCTACGGCTCCGCGGACGGGCAATTTGACCACCCGATGGGACTCGCGGTAG